One window of the Colius striatus isolate bColStr4 chromosome 19, bColStr4.1.hap1, whole genome shotgun sequence genome contains the following:
- the TUBB4B gene encoding tubulin beta-4B chain gives MREIVHLQAGQCGNQIGAKFWEVISDEHGIDPSGTYRGDSDLQLERINVYYNEATGGKYVPRAVLVDLEPGTMDSVRSGPFGQIFRPDNFVFGQSGAGNNWAKGHYTEGAELVDSVLDVVRKEAESCDCLQGFQLTHSLGGGTGSGMGTLLISKIREEYPDRIMNTFSVVPSPKVSDTVVEPYNATLSVHQLVENTDETYCIDNEALYDICFRTLKLTTPTYGDLNHLVSATMSGVTTCLRFPGQLNADLRKLAVNMVPFPRLHFFMPGFAPLTSRGSQQYRALTVPELTQQMFDAKNMMAACDPRHGRYLTVAAVFRGRMSMKEVDEQMLNVQNKNSSYFVEWIPNNVKTAVCDIPPRGLKMSATFIGNSTAIQELFKRISEQFTAMFRRKAFLHWYTGEGMDEMEFTEAESNMNDLVSEYQQYQDATAEEEGEFEEEAEEEAE, from the exons ATGAGGGAGATCGTGCACCTGCAGGCCGGGCAGTGCGGCAACCAGATCGGGGCCAAG TTCTGGGAGGTGATCAGCGACGAACATGGCATCGACCCCTCCGGCACCTACCGCGGAGACAGCGACCTGCAGCTGGAGCGGATCAACGTCTACTACAATGAGGCCACAG GTGGCAAGTACGTGCCCCGCGCCGTGCTGGTGGACCTGGAGCCCGGCACCATGGACTCGGTGCGCTCCGGGCCCTTCGGCCAGATATTCAGGCCGGACAACTTCGTGTTCG GTCAGAGCGGAGCAGGAAACAACTGGGCAAAGGGCCATTACACGGAAGGTGCTGAATTAGTTGATTCTGTGTTAGATGTTGTAAGGAAGGAGGCAGAAAGCTGTGATTGCCTGCAGGGCTTTCAGCTCACTCACTCTCTGGGGGGTGGTACAGGCTCGGGCATGGGCACCCTCCTCATCAGCAAAATCCGGGAGGAGTACCCAGACCGAATCATGAACACTTTCAGTGTCGTCCCTTCCCCTAAAGTGTCAGATACGGTAGTAGAGCCCTACAATGCCACCCTCTCAGTGCACCAGCTGGTAGAGAACACAGATGAAACGTACTGTATTGATAACGAAGCCCTCTACGACATCTGCTTCAGAACACTGAAGTTAACCACCCCCACCTACGGTGACCTGAACCATTTGGTATCAGCCACCATGAGCGGTGTCACCACCTGCCTgcgcttccctgggcagctcaacGCTGACCTGAGGAAACTGGCTGTCAACATGGTTCCCTTCCCCCGTTTGCACTTCTTCATGCCCGGTTTCGCCCCTCTGACGAGCCGTGGCAGCCAGCAGTACCGGGCTCTCACCGTGCCCGAGCTCACGCAGCAGATGTTCGATGCAAAGAACATGATGGCTGCGTGTGACCCGCGCCACGGCCGTTACCTGACGGTAGCTGCCGTTTTTAGAGGCCGTATGTCCATGAAAGAGGTGGATGAGCAAATGCTGAACGTCCAGAATAAAAACAGCAGCTATTTTGTGGAGTGGATCCCTAATAATGTTAAAACAGCGGTCTGTGACATTCCACCTCGTGGCCTCAAAATGTCTGCCACCTTCATTGGGAACAGCACGGCCATCCAGGAGCTGTTCAAACGCATTTCTGAGCAGTTCACGGCCATGTTCCGCAGAAAGGCTTTCCTGCACTGGTACACGGGCGAGGGCATGGACGAGATGGAGTTCACAGAGGCTGAGAGCAACATGAATGACCTGGTGTCTGAGTATCAGCAGTACCAGGATGCCACAGCCGAGGAGGAGGGGGAGtttgaggaggaggctgaggaggaggcagagtAA